The Planctellipticum variicoloris DNA window CGGCAGAACGTGCTGACGTCGCCCCCGACACCGGTCCCGTTCGATGTCCCGACCTGGCCCGTGGTGACGGTCGCCGATGCGGCCTCGCTCGAAGTCGCGAAGCAACAGCTCGGGGCCGCATGACGCCGGCCGATCCGTATCGGAATTTTTCCCTCGCCGAATGGACTCGATCGTGGCGACGCAGAAGTCTCTCCCGTTCGACCTCTCACCGCGCGACAGGCTCTGCGGCCTGCCGCTTCCTCCCGACCAGCGGGCCGTCCTGGTCGCGGTCTACGACCTCGCCCCGGATCACGTGACCTGGACCGGGCCGTCGCGCGAGCTGGCGGCTCACATGGGCTGCGCCCCGGGGACGGCCACCCGCCGCGCCAAGCGCGCCGCGGAGTCCGGCCACCTGGCCGTGAGCCTGAGCAGCGGCAGGCCGGGGGCCTACCGCCTGACGGCGCTGACGCCGGCGGCCGCCTCGCCAGCGCCGAGCACCGAAGACGTCGCGCCGACCTGGTCGGACCTCCGCGCCAGCGCGCTGAGGACGGTCTCTCTGCTCATCACATTGGTCTTCGGCGCGCATCGGCGCTCGGCGCGTCGCGCGCAGCTCGCGCGGAGGCGGCGCATCGAACCCCTGTCGCGGCAACTGGTGTTCGACTTCGCGCACAGCGCCGACGCGCCGATCGCTGAGGTGAGCGCGGAGCCGGTCGTCAGTTCCGCGCCGGTCCGCGCGGAGGTTGCCGTACCACCGCAGAATTCTGACGTCGGCGCTCCGCGCTCCGCCGCCGAGGCTTCCCCCATTCCATTCCACTCCACAGTTCCACCCTCTCCTCAACTTTCAGTTCCCACAGTTCCATCACATGGGACCGGTGGGACCTTGAAAAGGTGGTGGAGCAAAGACATCGAACCGCAGGACCTCCGCTCGCCTGCGGCCGTGCAGCAGCTCTACCGCGAGGCGACGGCCGCCGGCGTCTGGTCCGACTCGGAGCGGGACCGGCTGATCTTCTTTGGCTGGGCCAAGCACGTCAGCCGGGTCGGCAGCATCCGAAACCGGCCCGCGGTTTTCACGTCGCAACTGGGCCGGCCGAACTACGGCAAGCCGTTCGCCGCGCGGATGGCGACCGTCGACCTGGACTGGGCGACGTCGGCGATCAAATCCCTCGATCAGGGGCCGCTGCAGGCCCCCAGGACGTCGGATCTGGCCGCGGGCGACGATTCGTTCGAACGCGAGCGGGCCAGGCAACTGGCGGAAGGGAAGCGGTTGTTGCGCGAACGGGGGCTGTCATGACCGAACACCAAGGCCCCTGGCTGGCCTACTTCACCCGGACCGACGACCAGACGCTGCTGCGGCCCGGCGACGAGGTCGAGGTCTACAACTCGCGGATGATGTGCGGTCGCTTCACCGATGCCGCGGTCAACGTGGCCATGGCGCGGCTGAAGAGCTGGCGACCCTATCCCCACGATCCGCAGGGCTCGCGCCCCGTGATCATCGTCCACTGCGGGCGCCTGCACGTCGTGATGGCCTGCACGCTGACCAACACTCCGCCGGCCCCGCCGGCGATCGTCATCGCGCCGGCCAAGCCGGCGAAACAGATGGCTCTCTTTTGAGGGGGACGGCATGAGTCGCATTCAGTGGCGGATGGCCTGCAACGTGCGTTGCCCCGATGGAACGCTGCTGCAGAAGGGAGACCGGGTCGAGTGGTTCAACACTCGGTACCACCGCGGCCGGATCCCGCTGGCGCAGATCGAAACCGCCATGATCACCGCGCGGCAGCTCGCCTTGCGAGCGAACGGACGGGCCTGGCTGCAGCCGGTGACGATCCTGCACGGCGAGAGGCTGCAGGTCATCGAACGGAACTGCCTGACCATGCTGGTGGTCCCGCCGCCGGCTCACGATCGGCCGCGGGAAGCGCCGCGCCTGCGGCAAAAGGAGCTGCTGGATTGATCGACGCGACGTTGCCGCAACCGGGGGAACACGTCCCCTTGCCGGGGCAGCTCTCGCTGCTGCCCGACGAGCCAGCGGGCACGGAGGCCCGCGCCGCTCTGCGGGAATGCTGGCGGACCGTCGCCGCCGGCACGCCAATACCGCGGATCGCATCTCTGCGTCAGCTCGATCTCGTCTGTGAGACCGAACGGAACGACCGCGAGTTCTGGCTGCTCGTCAAGGCCGCGGCCGAGGAGGAGCTGGGACCGCTCGGCGGCCGGCGCTACGTCTGGCAGCAGGCCACGCCGTTCGAGACGGCCGACGACGCGATCACGGATGAAATCAACCTGATGCTGGCCCGCGTGTGCGGCCAGGAGTCGAGAGACGAGAGTCCAGAGTCGAGAGCCAGAGAGGAAAGAACCATGCCCCAGGCTGCAGCCCGCAAGACGAAGGCCGCGAGGCCGCCCAGGCCGAAAGCCGAGAAGCCCGCGGCCGTTGAGACATCGACGACTGCCAAGCCGGAGCTGGCCGGCGAACTGCGGATGATTGACGTCGGCCTGCTGCGGCCGAGTCCGTACCAGACGCGGCGGCCGCCGTCCGAGGAATGGCTGATCGAGCTGGGCAACTCGCTCCGCCAGGATGGCCAGCTCACGCCCTGCCTGGTCCGGCCGTTGCCGGAGGCGAACGGCTTCGAACTGATCGCCGGGCACACGCGTACGGCCGCCGCGAAGCGGACGCATCGACCGCAGCTCGAATGCCGGATCGTCCAGTGCGACGACGCGACGGCCCGCCGGCTGGTCCTGGTCGAGAACGCGAAACGCCGGGATCTCGACATCCTCGAAAAGGCCCGCGCCCTGCAGGGACTCGTCGACGAGTACGCGGCCGCCGGTCGCTCGCAGCGAGATCTGGCGGACGACGTCGGCGTCAGTCAGTCCGAGATCAGCAATCTGACCCGTCTGCTGACGCTCCCAGCGGCCTGGCAGGAGCGACTGATTACGGGCGGAATCACCAAGACGCAGGCCCGCGAGCTGCTGCCGTGGTGCGACGTCGCGGCGCTGTGGCCGAGGCTGGAGAAGTTCCGCGACGATGAGGGGCCGGAATGGTTCTCCCGCGACTTCTCACAACTGCTCGACCAGGCGCTCTACGACGTCAGCCGGCCGATGGAGAAGGGGGCCGGGTTCTTCGACGAGCAACGGCAACGCCGAACGGTTATGGCCTTCGCGGCGACGCCGGACGAATGCAAGCACCTGCAGGTCCGCAAGGTAGGGAAGTCCGATCGAGCCTTCAACACCGCACTCTGGGACTCCATGCAGCACGTGGCCGAGGACAAGGCCGCGGCGAAGTCCGCGATGCAGGCGGAGGCGACCGCGGGCAAGGTGGCCGCGAAGAAGGTCACGCCGAAACAGGCGGCCGAGCAGTTCAACAAACGGCTCTATCGGTGGAAGGTCGCCTGGCTGCAGCAGCGGATTGCCGCGGCCCTGGAGGACAAGACGGAGGGGGACACGCTGGTCCTGTTGCTGGTCTGGTTTGCCCAGGACGGGCATACGGCCTCCCACGAGCGGCGAACCTCGCTGGCGAAGGCGTTCGGCGTCCGCCGTACGTCGTGGTACCAGACGGACGCCATTCACATCCTGCAGGCGGTCGCCGCGAAGCCGGCCGCGACACGGACGGCCAGCCTCCGCCGGATCCTGCAGGAGTGGGTGCAGCATCCGGCCGACACGGGATCAACCGACATGCCGGCCCCGCTGGTCGACTGGCTCGCTGAGCATCTGGGAATCGACATCGTCCGGCAGTGGTCGCTCGATCGGTCGTATCTGGAGCTGCTGACGACGGCCCAGCTCCAGGAGCTGGCGGCCGAGTGGAAACTGCGATCGACCGACACGAAGCGCGGCGACCTGGTCGAGTGGCTGGCCACCGCCGGCAAGGAAAAGCCCTGCCCGAAAGCGGTGCGGGGGATCAAGGCGGTTTCGTTGGTTTGAAAGTCGGACTCAAATTAACTGCCATCTGTTCGACGCAATGAGCATGGCGGAACGAGATCAGTTGTTCGATTGCCGTGCGAGCACTACGCTGTTGACCACTGAGCGGTGCTTCTAGCTCAGGTCGACTTCGTTCACGTCGCCCAGCAGCGAGCTTTCGACATGCGGTATGACGAATCACCAGTCCGATTGCTCTCTCCCGAAGAGGTCGTCAGAGTCATAGCACAGGCCCGGGACGAGGACTGGAAACAGTTAGCTTTCGCTTGCCCGTTCGCTCTCCGATCTGCGAATTCCCCAGAATCGCCGCAAGAAGAGCTTGCAGGGTTTCGATCGATGCTGACGACTTTGTTCAACTGGGTTCCCACCCGCTTCTTTGGAGTTTGCAAACCAATCTTGGATGAGGAGGCCGGCGCGCTCGCATCGCTGACGAACCTCACCTCGCTCATTCTCAGCAACAACAACGTAGGAACAGAGGGAGCCCGCGCGCTGGCGTCGCTGACGAACCTCACCTCGCTCGACCTCCGAAGAAACTGCATCGGAGTCGAGGGGGCTCGCGCGCTGGCGTCGTTGACGAACCTCACTTCGCTCAACCTCAACAACAACGAAATAGGAGACGAGGGGGCTCGCGCGCTGGCGTCGTTGACGAACCTCACTTCGCTCAAACTCAATTTCAACAGCGTGGGACCCGAGGGAGCCCGCGCACTGGCGTCGCTGGCGAACCTCACCTCGCTCGAACTCAGTTTCAACAGCGTGGGATCCGAGGGGGCCCGCTTGCTGGCATCATTGACAAACCTCACCTCGCTCAGTCTCGATGAAAACGGCGTGGGAGACGAGGGAGCCCGCGCACTGGCGTCGCTGACGAATCTCACCTCGCTCGACCTCTGGAACAACGGCGTGGGATCCGAGGGAGCCCGCGCGCTGGCGTCACTGACAAAACTTACCTCGCTCAGTCTCAACGACAACCACGTAGGAGACGAGGGGGCTCGCGCGCTGGCGTCGCTGACGAACCTCGAAGTACTCGACCTCTGGAGAAACGGCATAGGAGACGAAGGGGCCCGCGCGCTGGCGTCGCTGACGAACCTCACCTCGCTCGACCTCTGGGGCAACGGTGTGGGAGACGAGGGAGCCCGCGCGCTGGCATCACTGAAGAACCTCGAAGTACTCGACCTCTGGAACAACGGCGTGGGAGACGAGGGAGCCCGCGCGCTGGCATCACTGACGAACCTCGCCTCGCTCTATCTCAGCGACAACGGCTTGGGAGCCGAGGGGGCTCGCGCGCTGGCGTCGCTGACGAACCTCAACTTGCTCCATCTCAACAACAACAGCGTGGGAGACGAGGGGGCAAGCGCGCTGGCGTCGCTGACGAATCTGACTTCGCTCAATCTCGGCATCAACGGAATAGGAGATAATGGGGCCTGCTCGCTGGCGTTGCTGACGAACCTCACCTCGCTCGAACTCTGGGGCAACAGCGTGGGATCCGTGGGAGCCCGCGCGCTGGCATCACTGACGAACCTCACCTCGCTCGGTCTCAACGGAAACAAGATAGGAGACGAGGGGGCTCGCTCGCTGTCGTCGCTGGCAGGCCTCACCTCACTTAGTCTCGCCGACAACGGCGTGAGAACTGAGGGGGCCCGCGCGCTGTCGTCGCTGACGAACCTCACTTCGCTCAATCTTAACAACAACAGCGTGGGAGACGAGGGAGCCCGCGCGCTGGCATCGCTGTCGAACCTCACCTCGCTCTCTCTCAGCGACAACAGCTTGGGAGCCGAGGGGGCCCGCACGCTGTTGTCCGCATGGGCGGACTCAACCTCTGCCGTTCGGCAGCGTATCCTCGACATCAGACGAAATGGCGACCTATCGGCGATCCTCCCCCCCGAAGTCCTGGATCAGCTCGACGCTCAGGCAATCTTGGCCGCGTTTCGGCGCTTTCGAAGCGAACTTCGAACGAGAGACGGGCTGCAACCGCTCAATGAGGCCAAACTCCTCGTACTTGGAAATGAAGCCGTCGGTAAAACGTCGCTCATTCGTTTTCTCGTGGACAATGAGCCGAGAAACCAAGACGAACCGAAAACGCCCCGCGCCCAGATACGCGAGAAGATTGAAACCAAAGACTGGTCTGTCGATGGCTGCCCGGTGACGCTGCACGTTTGGGACTTTGGCGGTCAGGAAATCATGCATGGCACGCATCGGTTTTTCCTGACCGAACGGAGCCTCTACCTGGTGGTTCTAGAGGCTCGCCGTGAAGACGACCGCTCGGTTTACGGTTGGCTGAAAACGATTCGCAATCGCGGGGGTGATTCGCCGATCATCGTTGTCGTCAACAAATGCGATCCCCAGAAAAGGCACGTTCTGCAGCTCAATGAGCGAGAGCTGGCCGAACAGTACGGCGTCGCAGCATTTCTGCAGACATCCTGCAATGACGACGACGAGTCGCGACAATCGATCGCTACTCTGCGGGCTAGGATTGCAGCGATCCTGAAAGGCGACGATCGGCTCAAACACGTGCGCGATCCCATGCCGCGTTCCTATCTCCGGATCAAGTACT harbors:
- a CDS encoding carbon storage regulator produces the protein MLYMTPKEAEQIVIGDCITLTIVRRGSNVRIGIDAPREIPIRRQNVLTSPPTPVPFDVPTWPVVTVADAASLEVAKQQLGAA
- a CDS encoding ParB/RepB/Spo0J family partition protein; the protein is MIDATLPQPGEHVPLPGQLSLLPDEPAGTEARAALRECWRTVAAGTPIPRIASLRQLDLVCETERNDREFWLLVKAAAEEELGPLGGRRYVWQQATPFETADDAITDEINLMLARVCGQESRDESPESRAREERTMPQAAARKTKAARPPRPKAEKPAAVETSTTAKPELAGELRMIDVGLLRPSPYQTRRPPSEEWLIELGNSLRQDGQLTPCLVRPLPEANGFELIAGHTRTAAAKRTHRPQLECRIVQCDDATARRLVLVENAKRRDLDILEKARALQGLVDEYAAAGRSQRDLADDVGVSQSEISNLTRLLTLPAAWQERLITGGITKTQARELLPWCDVAALWPRLEKFRDDEGPEWFSRDFSQLLDQALYDVSRPMEKGAGFFDEQRQRRTVMAFAATPDECKHLQVRKVGKSDRAFNTALWDSMQHVAEDKAAAKSAMQAEATAGKVAAKKVTPKQAAEQFNKRLYRWKVAWLQQRIAAALEDKTEGDTLVLLLVWFAQDGHTASHERRTSLAKAFGVRRTSWYQTDAIHILQAVAAKPAATRTASLRRILQEWVQHPADTGSTDMPAPLVDWLAEHLGIDIVRQWSLDRSYLELLTTAQLQELAAEWKLRSTDTKRGDLVEWLATAGKEKPCPKAVRGIKAVSLV
- a CDS encoding COR domain-containing protein, with the protein product MLTTLFNWVPTRFFGVCKPILDEEAGALASLTNLTSLILSNNNVGTEGARALASLTNLTSLDLRRNCIGVEGARALASLTNLTSLNLNNNEIGDEGARALASLTNLTSLKLNFNSVGPEGARALASLANLTSLELSFNSVGSEGARLLASLTNLTSLSLDENGVGDEGARALASLTNLTSLDLWNNGVGSEGARALASLTKLTSLSLNDNHVGDEGARALASLTNLEVLDLWRNGIGDEGARALASLTNLTSLDLWGNGVGDEGARALASLKNLEVLDLWNNGVGDEGARALASLTNLASLYLSDNGLGAEGARALASLTNLNLLHLNNNSVGDEGASALASLTNLTSLNLGINGIGDNGACSLALLTNLTSLELWGNSVGSVGARALASLTNLTSLGLNGNKIGDEGARSLSSLAGLTSLSLADNGVRTEGARALSSLTNLTSLNLNNNSVGDEGARALASLSNLTSLSLSDNSLGAEGARTLLSAWADSTSAVRQRILDIRRNGDLSAILPPEVLDQLDAQAILAAFRRFRSELRTRDGLQPLNEAKLLVLGNEAVGKTSLIRFLVDNEPRNQDEPKTPRAQIREKIETKDWSVDGCPVTLHVWDFGGQEIMHGTHRFFLTERSLYLVVLEARREDDRSVYGWLKTIRNRGGDSPIIVVVNKCDPQKRHVLQLNERELAEQYGVAAFLQTSCNDDDESRQSIATLRARIAAILKGDDRLKHVRDPMPRSYLRIKYSLAEVARNRQVLRTDEFIRLCEQAPVEDTASSDRILEEAEQRGLLKLLHDLGTVVAHGVSRDAPAALREITLLDPNWLTVAIYTLLTNPVVRDQLGEVRRSQLSEWLDPQLYPEERHEFILDMMQHPDVGLMFELPGHSREKYLIPEALPKNEPDYGIWPQDSLHFRFQYEFLPPGLIPRFIVQSHRNLSDQPTRWYTGVVLQAAGCPILVRGYRDKQRIDISVAGPNGQRRAALNVILNDLEYVHRLNSEIQPVARVPLPDRPELSVSYDYLLRLERSKGAEFTFLPEDGDREYKVRELLDGVRWERRVMGDEERESRLIGHHNIRVSAGDNAHVTVVSGGEGPTTMNGAPASHPAEPWWKGATVFANWPMFSIACGLGAVALAIVIWLLPNNESRAIVGGLAGVFLLVTGIVASWNPINVYRWWLCYVIPGGFLVQATGFTMTVWGGRGESSGGFRWDNSTSGWFFVAWALVVSSLIAGDVFTRRESGK